The proteins below come from a single Stutzerimonas stutzeri RCH2 genomic window:
- a CDS encoding AAA family ATPase — MKVLVLTGPESTGKSWLAERLLQTFGGVLVGEYVRDYIEQTQRDTTFADIPAIARGQLAREDTARTQAPHLLILDTHLLSNMLWSHTLFGDCPAWLEEELLARDYHQHLLLSPEKIEWHADGQRCQPDISERLDFFEACRSWLVQRDQPFVEIGGSWTERERQAIAHTRALLGEKP; from the coding sequence ATGAAGGTCTTGGTGCTTACCGGCCCGGAGTCCACCGGCAAAAGCTGGCTTGCCGAAAGGCTGCTGCAGACGTTCGGCGGTGTGCTGGTCGGCGAATACGTGCGTGACTACATCGAGCAGACGCAACGCGACACGACGTTTGCCGATATTCCGGCCATCGCCCGTGGTCAGCTGGCCCGCGAAGACACCGCGAGAACTCAGGCACCGCACCTGCTGATTCTGGACACGCACCTGCTGAGCAACATGCTCTGGAGTCATACGCTGTTCGGCGACTGCCCCGCCTGGCTCGAGGAGGAGCTACTGGCGAGGGATTACCACCAGCATCTGCTGCTCTCGCCGGAAAAGATCGAGTGGCATGCCGACGGCCAGCGCTGCCAACCGGATATCAGCGAACGACTGGACTTCTTCGAGGCATGTCGCAGCTGGCTGGTGCAACGGGATCAGCCCTTCGTCGAGATCGGTGGCAGCTGGACCGAGCGCGAGCGCCAGGCGATTGCACACACCCGCGCGCTGCTAGGCGAAAAGCCCTAG
- the pnuC gene encoding nicotinamide riboside transporter PnuC codes for MSSLELIASLLGLIAVWLTVRQNPWCWPIGLGMVSLYAWFFFDARLYSQVLLHSVFAAMQLYGWWTWTRGATGEGGRPVTRASSREAYIGIAGAILVSLLLGSAMANFTAAAFPWIDATLTAFSLLAQLWMALKRLQCWVLWIVLDVLFIGFFSYQGYWLTAGLYALFTGLAVMGLREWRTAQVATR; via the coding sequence ATGTCGTCGCTAGAACTGATCGCCTCGCTGCTTGGCCTGATCGCCGTATGGCTGACGGTACGTCAGAACCCATGGTGCTGGCCCATCGGCCTGGGCATGGTGTCGCTGTACGCCTGGTTCTTCTTCGACGCCAGGCTGTATTCGCAGGTGCTGCTGCACAGTGTTTTCGCCGCCATGCAGCTTTACGGATGGTGGACCTGGACACGCGGCGCGACTGGCGAGGGAGGCCGGCCCGTAACACGGGCAAGCAGTCGCGAAGCGTACATTGGCATTGCCGGTGCAATACTCGTCAGTCTGCTGCTTGGCAGCGCCATGGCGAACTTCACCGCGGCTGCCTTCCCCTGGATCGACGCCACCCTGACTGCATTTAGCCTGCTCGCACAGCTGTGGATGGCACTCAAGCGCCTACAGTGCTGGGTTTTGTGGATCGTCCTGGATGTGCTGTTCATTGGCTTCTTCAGCTATCAGGGCTACTGGCTGACTGCCGGCCTCTACGCGCTGTTCACCGGGCTTGCCGTCATGGGGCTGCGAGAGTGGCGAACGGCGCAGGTGGCCACTCGATGA
- a CDS encoding acyltransferase family protein: MSDAGARQGKNRNIQFLRGLAIMLVLLAHASVMLVGAEADWWDGLLQRFLPGIGVDLFFLISGYLMGATFLRKQQGFEAEAVYAFYKKRIRRVLLPTWFWAAVVLMFSVVEPPRGAPAYSLDTLLGVTASAAFFLANVFNGLHETDFGYFWSIALEVQFYLLFPLLLLLRRAFWPAVIGIVLWFSFANPFAPEWLFRVNGLFMGLLLWKLSSLDQFRVVERDIEAMTATAKVLVTGLAVVSASILAIALEPLASFRWAAATLVLAVPFMLAVCSSEAIFGALSRPLETIGQLSFSLYLCHIPVWLLCMSLLDDQPLLPRVALCVTMSLIVAGLSYRYIERPLMEGAKSAAAAGEGATASSIAVARAGRGG, encoded by the coding sequence ATGAGTGATGCCGGAGCGCGGCAAGGCAAGAATCGCAATATTCAATTTCTTCGCGGGCTAGCGATCATGTTGGTGCTGCTGGCCCATGCCTCGGTGATGCTGGTCGGCGCGGAGGCGGACTGGTGGGACGGCTTGCTGCAGCGCTTTCTGCCGGGTATTGGCGTCGATCTGTTTTTTCTCATTTCCGGCTACCTGATGGGCGCGACCTTTCTGCGCAAGCAGCAGGGCTTCGAAGCTGAGGCGGTGTATGCCTTCTACAAGAAACGCATTCGCCGTGTGTTGCTGCCGACCTGGTTCTGGGCGGCCGTGGTGTTGATGTTCAGCGTCGTCGAGCCGCCGCGTGGGGCGCCGGCTTACTCGCTGGACACGCTGCTCGGCGTGACGGCGAGCGCGGCGTTCTTTCTCGCCAATGTCTTCAACGGCCTGCACGAGACGGATTTTGGCTATTTCTGGTCAATCGCTCTTGAGGTGCAGTTCTACCTGCTGTTTCCGCTGCTGCTCCTGCTACGCCGGGCGTTCTGGCCGGCGGTGATAGGCATCGTACTGTGGTTCAGCTTCGCCAACCCGTTCGCGCCAGAGTGGCTGTTCCGGGTGAACGGTTTGTTCATGGGGTTGCTGCTATGGAAGCTGTCGTCGCTGGATCAGTTTCGCGTCGTCGAGCGCGACATCGAGGCGATGACCGCCACCGCCAAAGTGCTGGTGACCGGTCTGGCGGTGGTCTCGGCGAGCATTCTGGCCATCGCCCTGGAGCCGCTCGCCTCGTTTCGCTGGGCGGCGGCGACGCTGGTGCTGGCCGTGCCATTCATGCTGGCGGTCTGTTCCAGCGAGGCGATCTTCGGCGCCTTGTCGCGCCCGTTGGAGACAATCGGGCAGCTGTCGTTCTCCCTGTACCTGTGCCATATCCCGGTCTGGCTGCTGTGCATGAGTTTGCTCGATGACCAGCCGCTGCTGCCGCGCGTGGCGCTTTGCGTAACCATGTCGCTGATCGTTGCTGGCCTGAGCTATCGCTATATCGAACGGCCGCTGATGGAGGGTGCGAAGTCAGCGGCAGCCGCCGGAGAGGGGGCGACTGCGAGTTCAATAGCCGTCGCCCGCGCAGGGCGAGGCGGCTAG
- a CDS encoding DUF5629 family protein: MSSETPLLIDELETADMLIIDDLHAWQFALNEALLDDADAAAEANQPFASEDILLTIDLVDGRTRRQWQFSYNQIMEAQRQPDGESWLLEGPHRLRCLSAIGGEDEDE; encoded by the coding sequence ATGTCATCCGAAACACCGCTGCTGATCGACGAACTCGAAACGGCCGACATGCTGATCATCGACGACCTGCATGCCTGGCAGTTCGCACTGAACGAGGCGTTGCTCGATGATGCCGACGCCGCCGCGGAGGCCAATCAGCCATTCGCCAGTGAAGACATCCTGCTGACCATCGATCTGGTCGACGGCCGCACGCGCCGCCAGTGGCAGTTCAGTTACAACCAGATCATGGAAGCCCAGCGCCAACCCGACGGCGAAAGCTGGCTGCTGGAAGGCCCGCACCGCCTGCGGTGCCTCAGCGCCATCGGCGGCGAGGACGAGGACGAGTAA